A window of the Bufo gargarizans isolate SCDJY-AF-19 chromosome 1, ASM1485885v1, whole genome shotgun sequence genome harbors these coding sequences:
- the LOC122937928 gene encoding gastrula zinc finger protein XlCGF17.1-like → MQCSSGENLIYPNVHLGLHRTDISYNPPNHEEPSPDKSQIFTASTSQKEGKIIHSGIEFAKSSGLSTHIGIHTGEKEGERFQPGKQFKISSHLRIHTREKSYSCSECGKCFTYKSQLIIHERIHTGEKPYSCSECGKCFTVKSILVKHERRHTGEKPYSCSECGKCFTVKSILVKHVRIHTGEKLYSCSECGKCFTHKTNLVIHERSHTGEKPYSCSECGKCFAQKSHFLRHQMIHTGEKPYSCSECGKGFTQKYNLVQHQRIHTGEKPFSCSKCKKCFTQKSQFLTHQRIHTGEKTY, encoded by the coding sequence ATGCAGtgctcttcaggagaaaacctAATTTACCCTAATGTACATTTAGGACTTCACAGAACAGATATATCCTATAATCCTCCTAATCACGAGGAACCATCTCCTGACAAATCACAGATTTTTACTGCAAGTACAAGTCAGAAAGAGGGTAAAATAATTCACTCTGGTATAGAGTTTGCAAAAAGCTCAGGTCTTTCTACACACATaggaattcacacaggagagaaagagGGTGAAAGGTTTCAGCCTGGTAAACAGTTCAAAATAAGCTCACATCTAAGAATTCACACAAGGGAAAAATCatactcctgttcagaatgtgggaagtgttttacatATAAATCACAACTTATTATAcatgaaagaattcacacaggagagaagccatattcatgttcagaatgtgggaaatgttttacagtaaAATCAATTCTAGTTAAACATGAGAGACGTCACactggagagaagccatattcatgttcagaatgtgggaaatgttttacagtaaAATCAATTCTAGTTAAACAtgtaagaattcacacaggagagaagctctattcatgttcagaatgtgggaaatgttttacacataaAACAAATCTTGTTATACACGAGAGAAGtcatacaggagagaaaccatattcatgttcagaatgtgggaaatgttttgcacaaAAATCACATTTCCTTAGACATCAGatgattcacacaggagagaagccatattcatgttcggaATGCGGGAAAGGTTTTACACAAAAATACAATCTTGttcaacatcagagaattcacacaggggagaagccattttcatgttctaaatgtaagaaatgttttacacaaaaatcacaGTTtcttacacatcagagaattcacactggagaGAAGACATATTGA